Proteins from a genomic interval of Reichenbachiella ulvae:
- a CDS encoding glycosyltransferase family 9 protein → MNYPNAEIFAWSPVEEALFFEDIQVLDKVNLVKNKKIQGLIEIRKWKPDILINMRPASEFAHLITLCSNSSVKIGYETKSLFKYFYTFLVTKSHGYIAFRYLNLLRPLKIPIKFNFDAIRKFEGNTSLPHKKSFICLIPVGGEGEHKRWGIENFCRMCQLISQYSPSLHYVFLLGRKESGYVRIIDKMLGKNASTYINANIYEIVKIVSNARVTISNDCGPGHLAQMCEVNYIGLWGWKEDESPFVRMKEWFFSRPNAISILPHEEQKDIKTISPNDVANIAIQFCR, encoded by the coding sequence GTGAATTATCCTAATGCTGAAATTTTTGCATGGTCACCAGTAGAAGAAGCATTGTTTTTTGAAGACATTCAGGTTCTAGATAAGGTTAATTTAGTAAAAAATAAAAAAATTCAAGGATTAATCGAGATTAGGAAATGGAAACCAGATATATTAATAAATATGCGTCCTGCATCAGAATTTGCTCATCTTATTACATTATGTAGTAATAGTTCGGTAAAGATAGGTTATGAGACTAAATCTTTATTTAAGTACTTTTATACTTTTTTAGTAACTAAATCACATGGTTATATTGCGTTTAGATATCTCAATCTACTACGACCATTAAAAATTCCGATAAAATTTAATTTTGATGCAATTAGAAAGTTTGAAGGAAACACTTCTTTACCACATAAAAAATCATTCATATGTTTGATACCAGTTGGAGGAGAAGGAGAACACAAGAGATGGGGGATTGAAAATTTTTGTAGAATGTGTCAATTAATATCACAATATTCTCCATCATTACATTATGTATTTCTTTTAGGTAGAAAAGAGAGTGGTTATGTTAGAATCATTGATAAAATGTTAGGGAAAAATGCAAGTACTTATATAAATGCAAATATTTATGAAATTGTAAAAATTGTTTCAAATGCAAGAGTAACTATAAGTAATGATTGTGGTCCTGGTCACTTAGCACAAATGTGTGAGGTAAACTATATTGGATTATGGGGTTGGAAAGAGGATGAGTCCCCATTTGTAAGAATGAAAGAATGGTTTTTTTCTAGACCAAATGCAATCAGTATTTTACCTCATGAAGAACAAAAAGACATAAAAACAATTTCTCCAAACGATGTAGCAAACATAGCTATTCAATTTTGTAGATAA